aaatCGAATTCAAGGGAGATTTTATGTTAATACAtacttacatatatttataatttttataaatataaattaataaatgttaTTATCTTTTTCCTTATTCAAATATGAAATTCTTAgctattaattttttttttttgtttaatttaataaacaTGTCTGAGATTGGTATAGACattgaaaaatggaaaagtgaAGTtagattttattaattaatttatcaaaatataaatttcccctaatttttaaatattatataacatTACAAAGATAATTAAAGTTTGTttagataaataaattttaattatattttatttttattcgcagtatcccttttttaatcatGTATGGAAAATGTATGAGgattttgagaaaaatgttAGTGATGATGACAAAGATCATTATTTCTATGAAACAACTTGTAAAGTAATTTTTGGAAGAAACAATGATTATATCATTAAGTACAATAAATATTGTATGAAACTTCTTAGAAATTTAGGAGTATATTCTGATGATCCAAGTATATATAAACCTAATAGTGAacgttgtaaaaatttatacaacTGGTTACATTACATGATAATGAAACATAATATTCCTGatgatattattattaagatATTCCAAAAAGCTAAAGATTTAACATCTAATAACCCTATGATGGAAATATGtgattataattataataaaaacattaaaaaagcagaaaacataataaaattattaaatttacaatataatattaatattgtTGAGGGGATATTAGCGGGGGAGAAAATTAATGATTATTGTCTGTgtgaaaaatacattaatgaatgtgttaatatatataaaagtataaaaaatatgtattgtTCAGAACCTACAGATAAACAAACTAACAGTGAGACTTGTTCACATGTACAATCGTTTGAAAGTACTTataacaattttcttttttataagcaGCAATTTCAAGATAATATACCATCATTAACGTCTAGCAATAATGAATATGTTGGCAAATGTGAAGCAACAAAAAGCAGCCCAGTGCCAATTTCCACTGAAAGAGACAGTTCGGCTAAtcctaaaaaaattagtgtAACCGGTGCTCTTGGAACAATAGCTGGAGTATCCTCCGTATTAgcgttattatataaggttaactgaaaaatttcacaaaaaaatatgaaaatattcatataagACGAACATATGTTATACTTCCattaaattaacaaattaatggaactaatttaaatatatattttcaattattttaaCAGGTCACTCCTGCCGGAAGTTGGATTAATTCTAgaataaggggaaaaagaataaataccAAT
The nucleotide sequence above comes from Plasmodium cynomolgi strain B DNA, scaffold: 0157, whole genome shotgun sequence. Encoded proteins:
- a CDS encoding hypothetical protein (putative); this encodes MSEIGIDIEKWKSEYPFFNHVWKMYEDFEKNVSDDDKDHYFYETTCKVIFGRNNDYIIKYNKYCMKLLRNLGVYSDDPSIYKPNSERCKNLYNWLHYMIMKHNIPDDIIIKIFQKAKDLTSNNPMMEICDYNYNKNIKKAENIIKLLNLQYNINIVEGILAGEKINDYCLCEKYINECVNIYKSIKNMYCSEPTDKQTNSETCSHVQSFESTYNNFLFYKQQFQDNIPSLTSSNNEYVGKCEATKSSPVPISTERDSSANPKKISVTGALGTIAGVSSVLALLYKVN